The following DNA comes from Pieris rapae chromosome 17, ilPieRapa1.1, whole genome shotgun sequence.
GTCGCTGGAGGGcatgaaataaatcaatttttgcagtaataaataaaacattttttccagctgcccactgaagtatttccgaactaatttgactttgggtcctttaagaaaaagagcgtaccaatacttaaaaggccggcaaagcacttgcgagccctttggcatttAGTGCCCATAATCaagggcggcggtatcacttaacatcagatgagcctcctgcccatttgccccgttctataaaaaaaatacaaaactgaAGTTACCATTTCTTCACCTGGGTGAGTTACATACCTTGGTTTGGATATGGCAAGCAATTGGACTTGAGAACTTCTTCGTGGTTACCATATGCACAAAATTTAACTACTACAGTGTTTGCTGATATACCAGTTATCTCCGCTTCGTAGaactgaaaaatatcaaattaaataaacctaCTATTTGTATTATCTTTTCTAATTCAGTTCTCTCTTTtaataagttacatttttattaatttatttgtatagtaaataaattgcaGTTGGCTTGTGAACTGTAAGTTTGCacccaaatattatttttttaaagtgtttattcattttaagtagatTTTCATGTAAGAGTGTGAgtgcaaatgtgtgagtgaggGTATGAGTGAATCAGTGAGTGTATGAATAAAGTgtgtaattataacatttaattaggCGGTAGTCTCTACAAGCcacgtattattattatttttttatttaagttggacaaaaatgtaataaatgattccataaaaacattttacaacaaattaatctaaaaaattCAACTTACATTATTATCTTCCCAGTACAAAGCCAGACACCGGTCACCAACTTTCCAGTTAATCTCGGCGACGCCCAGCATAGCACGAGCTTGTTCATTAACAGCGGCATTTTGGAATCCCAGTAAAGATCCAGGCAGGAATGGCCCTCCCGTCCTCATAGTATTAAACTCATGGGGTCTCCCTCCATACCCATACTGCCTATTGTTGTAGCCTCCTTGCATATTAGCCATATAAGCATTTGGATACATATTTTGAGGTTGTTCAACATAGCCATTGGGTTGTTGTCGGCGCTGATAATTTGGCTCCTGGTATTTTGGCACATCGTTATTCCGCCTAAAAGGCTGCATTTCTGGTACATTTTGATTCTGATAATTCTGATGCTTAGGATACGTTTGCTCAGAAGGTTGATACAGTGGAGATGGCTTCTCTTCATTTGAACACTGTTGGTTAGACATTAGATTTAGGCTAGCAGTTGCTTCAACTAATTTCTCCATTGAATGTGAATTATTAGGATATTGAGCTTGCTGTTGAACTTTGTTCTCATAATTCCTCTCACTtcttctattattgtattggttCTGAGATTGATTATTCTTGTAGGGATATTGATTATTtgaatgtttattcatttccTCAAACTTCTTCTGGAAACGAGGTGGGGTTTCAGCCTGTGTCTGGTATTTTCTATCCTCTCTGTGAGATGTTGACTGATGATGATCATTAAAATGTCCTCTGTCATTGCGGTGCCGTGCGCCATCTTGTCTCTCATGTCTAGGCCCCTGGGAACGGGAATTATATCGAGAATTATTTCGTTCTCTACTGCCATAATTTCTATCGTTTTTTTCATCCACTGCTGAATTAAGTTCAAGACGattattcttttctttttgTCGGTCAGGAACATTGGGTAACTTATCCTCTAAGAAGTCAAATAAAGACACTTTACCAGATGGTTTTACTGGAATAACGTCATCATCATCCTTATCTTTATTTCGTCCTTTTCGTTTTGGTGCAGGTTCAGATTCTCTCTGCTTTTCTTTATTCCGGTTCTCGGAGTTATCTCTCTTTTGGAGAATTCTAAGTGCCCtttcaacattattttttgtgtatttaagtGCATTTTCGGCCTGTTCTTCTGTGAATCCAGCATCAACAATTTTCTGAACATTTGCATCTAATAGAGGCTTAGTTCCTCCACCAAATAcctacaaatacaataagcgctgataatattagttttattctcATTTGTTTACTTACacagatatttataaagaaaaatttaccTTTTTAACACCAGATAATCTTTGGGCTTCTGCAATGGCTCCCTTTCTTTGCGCTTCAAACTCAGGATTATCCTGCTTGGCAGCTTCTTGCAGActtttgaattgtttttcaAGTGGATTAGCTTCTAATCTTTGACCAAATGGAATCCATGGAGGTGGACCGCCATCAACAGCACCTGGAAAATGAAATAGATATGaatcatatttctttaaaagtaccaaaacaagacttttattaattatattacctCTTGTATGTTTTGCCAAACTCCTGTTTAGTTCCCACTTTTCGATCATATGAGATACTTTTCCTCCAAgaatttttactatgttaGAATTTAACCAGATcacattatgacatatttctAATCCTTCGCTTTGAAGTAGAACTTTAGTGCCGGGGGGAGTATTGATTGTAAAATTTGGTATTGGATTTGTTTCTAATGCTGTATATGTAGATTTTCCATCatgtaaaattagttttaacatACGCGGAGCTGAAGTAGACTCTTCATTAGCTTTTGGAGCTGAGACATTTCTAATCTTTTGAATTTGAAGTACAACAGGATTTTCTAACTTACAAGGATCTTTCAAAAAATCTTCAGGAAACGCTGCCTCACCTATGTCACGTAAatcaaactgaaattaaaaaaaaatatgaagtatcatttaaattataataacaaaaaacacgGGTCGTTTACTTACATCTAAAGCACGTTTAGAAAGCAAATGTGTTTCTTGAATTTGCCCATTATCGGTAATAGCTTCAACGCCTTCATCACTCAAGtgcctaaaataattaagatattgACTCAATGCTTCTCAATATAGAACCCACAAGTTGCATCAACTAGTACTCACCAGCCCAATTCTTTGAGAGTTTCTTTGATCGACATTTTGAGTTTTGcatttataatgtatcatttagtatttatagttattttatctCCAAAGCAGTGACCGGACCTTATTTGACAGACATTAGAACATCCATGatcatttaatgaaatagataacataaatatCTGAATTCTGATATCGCAATTTTCCAGATTCTAATTTATCTAAACTAAAGTCAAGAGATCGAGATTTTTAATCATCTGCACAGAATACTCAATATACATGAAAGAGAATTATTTGGTTGAAACTCAAAATTGACATTTGTCAACTACGCAGTGTTTTACCACAGAATAGagatattcaaattttaatgtttgaaCTTGACGGTGAAACGACTAACGAGgcagttatattatatgtattgtgtcGTCACTAAacagtataataaattaatttaatacaaataccaTATAggaaacttatttaaatgaagGTTAAGTCTAATtctgttattattactaacctataatctaatattaatACGGAGTCAACAGACCGAGAAGTTGATAAATTGATAAGCAGATAGTGTACACATCATTGTGTTAAGCGCTAGTTTAATATAGAAAGTCTTGAAACATTCGTGGCAGAAATCAACAATGTCTTCGGTAAGGTTTTCGTACACTTTcacgttaatatttttttaaacaattaatatattaccaCCTTGATATCCTAACTTGTGCTAAGTGTGTACTAGTTTAAAGAAATGTTACAATTTttgataatgtaattttaattacaaatttcttGCTAATTCATAGTTATATTGACTTTATACTAATTTTTCAAGgagtaaatatttctaatacctataattattcaaaatttattttcagattcACACTTTCAATGTTGAAATGACCTGTGAAGGTTGCTCTGGAGCTGTGGAAAGGGTTTTGAACAGGCTGAAAGGCCAGGGTGTTGAAGAAGTGTCTATAAGTTTACCAGAACAAAAGGTCTCTGTTACTTCTAGTCTAAGTTCTGACCAGTTACTtgaagtaataaagaaaactggGAAAAAAACAACTTATGTTGGAAAGCAatagataacaaaaaaatatgtaaaaaacagGTTCACcagtcaatatttaatttaaatgttaagttttttgttaaaatagatcatttgactttgttttttatttatgtatatattcaagTGTAAATGTAATGTTAAGAAAGAAATACTCTTCTAGCGGTTTCTTCAAAtgcaacaataattattaatatattattcaaaggCAACTGTAATAAGGCTGTTACtgaaatttttcatattaaatattgtcttttagacaagtttatattaagtaaaaactcaagtcttttaaatatttacatcaataaatttttttttaaaattagttcttttaatttagataGAAGATAATTAATTCCTGCCGATAACATCTTCAAGAGTATTTAATCTCAGATCTACTATATCAACTGCTTCATGAAGTGCATTGAGATGGTCAACAATAGCATTTACAGTTGGTAACACATCAGCACAG
Coding sequences within:
- the LOC111001756 gene encoding copper transport protein ATOX1; the encoded protein is MSSIHTFNVEMTCEGCSGAVERVLNRLKGQGVEEVSISLPEQKVSVTSSLSSDQLLEVIKKTGKKTTYVGKQ
- the LOC111001755 gene encoding tudor domain-containing protein 3; this encodes MSIKETLKELGWHLSDEGVEAITDNGQIQETHLLSKRALDFDLRDIGEAAFPEDFLKDPCKLENPVVLQIQKIRNVSAPKANEESTSAPRMLKLILHDGKSTYTALETNPIPNFTINTPPGTKVLLQSEGLEICHNVIWLNSNIVKILGGKVSHMIEKWELNRSLAKHTRGAVDGGPPPWIPFGQRLEANPLEKQFKSLQEAAKQDNPEFEAQRKGAIAEAQRLSGVKKVFGGGTKPLLDANVQKIVDAGFTEEQAENALKYTKNNVERALRILQKRDNSENRNKEKQRESEPAPKRKGRNKDKDDDDVIPVKPSGKVSLFDFLEDKLPNVPDRQKEKNNRLELNSAVDEKNDRNYGSRERNNSRYNSRSQGPRHERQDGARHRNDRGHFNDHHQSTSHREDRKYQTQAETPPRFQKKFEEMNKHSNNQYPYKNNQSQNQYNNRRSERNYENKVQQQAQYPNNSHSMEKLVEATASLNLMSNQQCSNEEKPSPLYQPSEQTYPKHQNYQNQNVPEMQPFRRNNDVPKYQEPNYQRRQQPNGYVEQPQNMYPNAYMANMQGGYNNRQYGYGGRPHEFNTMRTGGPFLPGSLLGFQNAAVNEQARAMLGVAEINWKVGDRCLALYWEDNNFYEAEITGISANTVVVKFCAYGNHEEVLKSNCLPYPNQATSSGGYASRGVFPARRP